A stretch of DNA from Cryptomeria japonica chromosome 4, Sugi_1.0, whole genome shotgun sequence:
CCTAGTCCTCCTGCTCCAACCCGCACGACTTATAGATTATTGACACCAACACCTTGTTGGTCGCCTCTACTTGTCTGTTTGCTCGGGGGTAGTACGAGCCAGAGAGATTGTGGAAAATTTTAAACTCAACGGTCATGATACGGATTACTTGGTTGACGAAATGCACTCCCCGATCACTTGTGATTTGAAGGGGTATCCCGTACCTGGTGACAATCTTTTTGTACAAGAACCGTGTTGTACTAGGAGCAATGTTATCTAGTAGGGCTCTTGTTTTTGCCCACTTGGTTAGGTACTCCGTAGCGACCACAATATATTTGCACCTATGCATACTGCTAGGCTTCAAGGGTCCCACAAAATCCAAACCCCACCTTTCAAATAGCTCCTACAGCTGGGAGGGgaagaggggcatgaagtcccacTTGAGTGGTTTCCCTGCACGTTGGCAAGTGTCACACCCGACCACCCACTCTCGAGCATTagtgtgtagagttggccaccacaGACCGTCCAGAAGTAATTTTTGTGCGGTTGCATCCGGTCCCATGTGTCCCCCTGCTAATCCGTCATGTGCTTCCTTCAAGACACCGAGGatttcctcctccatgacacatCTCCTCAAGATTTGATTaggtcccattttatacaaaagACCATTGATCAGTTGGAAGGTCTTACTCTTCACTACCAATTTCCGCCGTTCCCCCAGCGGCATCTCCTGCAGAATTGTGGAAGTAGAGAGGTATTGGCGATCTTCTCATACCACGATGGTAGTACTACAATCTGGAACAAGTGTGCGTCCAGAAAGTCCTCGTCACCCCTTCGGCCTGCTCCCCTGACCTAATCCGTGACAGTTGATAGGCTATCACATGAGACTTCCTTGGCCGCAcaataatggtgaaggtgaattcttgCAAGAGCAACAGCCATCTACTTACCCGACCCTGGATGATCATTTTATTTACCAAGTACATCAGTGCCTGATGGTCCACGTAGAACGTGAACGGGGTAGCCAGCAGGTAATGGCGAAACTTTTGTACAACGTACACCATTCCCAGTGCCTCCCTCTTCGTTGACTATAGTTCCGTTCAGCCCTCGACAAAAGTTGACTGGTGAAGAAGATGGGATAATCAAGTCCCTATGTCCCCACCTATGCGAGGGTGGCACCAATGGCGAAGTTGGAGGCATCCACGTGTACGTGAAACTCTTTGTTCCAATCCGAGTACACCAGGAACGGTGCACTCACCCGCCGATCCTTCAGTTCCCTGAAGGCTCCTTCCGGCTCTGTACCCCATATGAATGGCTCCCCCTTTCTTGTCAGCTTGTGCAGGGGGTAGGAAACTTGTGCAAAGCCCTTGATGACTCTACGGTAGTAGCCAACATGGCTTAGGAATGACTTCAGCCCCGTTAGATCCATCGGACTCTCCATATTGATAATCACCCCTACCTTGTCCGGGTCTGTCTTTAGTCCTTCCTTGCAAACAATGTGGCCAAGGAGCTTTCCTTGTGGCACCATGAACCTGCACTTCTTCGGGTTGAGAGCTAGATTATCTTCTTCAGCAATACTTATTTGGTTATACCCAGAGAACCCATCCAGAAAGGGGTATATCTCGTGCCCAGCTACTTCTTCCAAGATGTTGTCCGTGAACGGTATTGGAAAGGGATCTTTGTTTGTTACTGCATTTAGACACCTAAAATCCACACATATCCTTCTCTGGTTGGCCTCCTTCTTGAGGGAAATTACAATTGGGGAGACCCAGTCACTTCTCTCCACCTTGAATATGATCCTAGCCTCCAGCATTTTGTTGATTTCCTCATTCACTTTGGCAATGTAGTTCTTGTTCATCCTATACGGCCTCCTTCGTACGGGTTGGGCTCCTGGTACGAGGGGTATGCAGTGTACGCACAATTCCAGAGGTatccccttcaagtccttgtacaTCCAGGCAAAGACGTCCTTGTACTCAAGGAATATCCTGAAAGTCGCCGCCTTCAGTACGGagttccaatcatcccctatgagtATCACCTTTGGGTCCTTGTCCTTACCTAGATTGACTTTTTTCACATTGGTTTCCTCGTACTTGATAGTTTTATCCCGTTCAAACTGGTGGGCCGGTGTGTCATCCACACGTGCCACCCCTTCCTGGTACCTACCATACTCAGGAGGGAATGACAGCTCTTCCGTACTGCCACTTGATTCCCCAATCTCGCATATCTGCAACATGTGGCACTCCGGATGGAATACCTCGTAGTCCTCCATCTACCAATGGAAGAGTCCGACCAATGAACTAGTTTCATCTTCAGAGCATTCGTCCAATTCCAACACTCCTTCCTCATTGGGTTCCATACCTCCTCTGCCTCCTTCGGAACCCCACTCCATTTGTTTGAGTCATCCGAGTCAGAGTTGGATGATGCAAGCTCTTCACTAACAACCTGGCTCCTCgggtcaatcacatacttatgacCCTTAGTCTCAATCGAGAGTGTattctttttccaattttgattGGCTTTGGCCATGATCAGCCACCCCCTTCCGAGGAGGGCGTCGTACGCTTTCCTTTCTAGTGGAATGACCACGAAGTCCAGAAAGAATTGTTGCGTACCAATCACCATCTTTTGTCCCATGAGAGTCCTGAGGGGTTTGATGTCGTGTTGATCCGCACTGACaaggtggaatgttggtggccagagggTAGGCTTGCCAAGACCCCTCCAAGTTTCTTCCAGCAGTACGTTGACACCAGACccaccatccacaatggtgtttgtgagcttctGCCCCATTATCTCCATCTCTACCACGGAAGGTTTCCATCCAATgcttactatgaacaacatagggTCTATGGCATCCATACCAAGTTCCGTCACTGGAGCCGTACTAGATGGTTTTGTCGCCGTTCGGTGTTCTTGGTTGGCAATGGTGTCACCGACTGCATTTGTCAAGGTCATCCTCAACTGCGGTATGGTTTGTAAGAGGTCGGATACATGCACAGGTATAGTGGCCTGTAACATCTGCTTAATGATAGCTTTTTCCGGTCCCGACCAAAGTGGAGTACTGGCAGCCTAGTGCGAGGCCCTCCGCTCTTCTGCCATCGCACGTTCAATGTCTTCCCTGGCCTCTCGGAGTCTTTCCTTCTCCGTTCGAGGGTTAGGGTACGTGGCTTTCTTACTTTGCAATATTGTGATTGCCAGTACATCTTCCTCCAGTTCCTTTACCTCCAGCATATTCACCCCCTTTTGCTTTGGACACTCGGTGTCCCCGTGATTCCCTGGACCGCACCACTTACACAACAAACTCTCCGTACTGTTTCCACTCTGACATTCCCACGCAAAGTGACCCATTCATTACATTTCCGGCATTGGATCATGGGTCGTCCTTTGGCGTCATACTGAATTTTACTCCTTGGAGAATTATTATTAGACCAGTTGTTGCCCCGCCAGTTGTCACGGTACCCTCCAAGAGAGGCGTCTAAGTTTGCTGTTGGCTTCAGAGGTGTCACTGGCAATGTGACTTGGTCGAGCTAGGTGAAGAGCACTTGGGTGCTCTgtgctttcaagttgtacgggcattccttgatggaatgtcccattacttggtaGATGTCATAGAAGGCTTTTCGAGGGCAACTCCCCTTAGTGTGCCCTTTTGTCTTACAGTCGGTGTACCATAGTTCCTTTCCCTCCTTGCCATTTTCTTTGTCAGTCTTCAGTTCTTTCATTATTCTCATCATATCCCTTCGGAGTGCTTGTATGGTCTTAGACTCCCCATCATTGTCTTCATCCGTACTATCACCATCACTCATTCGGCGCTTCCCTCGGGATGTCTTactttcactttcaatatccatctcATGGTTGTACGCTTCATCATATGACGGcggagggaccaccttcatcttctGTCTGAGGGACGGTACCAACCCTTCgacaaaccatctcttcttcatTTTGTTCAGTAGTTCCTTTAGCCTTCAGTTGTAAGCCAAAACACTTTCACTTTTTCCCtgcttggtattgtaaatctctaccacaatttcattatcatcacgtaggagtttgaattcctcctggaaGGCCTTCTTCAAATTGTTCTATGATGTTTTATGATGGGCATCAAGGTCCGTATACAAGTCAATTGCTAATCCTCGAAGGGTGGTCGGAAATGCCTTCAACAAGTAATCCTGGTCGTCTTGGTCGTTTGCCTCCCAGATGGTTACGCATGTCTTGCAATGTTGCACAAGGTCCTCCAACATGTCTCCCATGAACTTTGAAAGCTTCTATTTCTCTAGGGTGTGTGCCATTGTCTTCGTCTAGAAAGTTTTATGTAGCGCCTAGAAGCTATTATATGCCTGGAAGGTATTATGTGCCTGGAAGGTACCATACGGTTTGACCGGATCGAACCATATTGCTCTGTCCACGAGCCTTCTACGCATCCACCCCCATCCTCTGCACTTTGGTCACCCTCactcctatagtccctccttctcGGGGTTTCTGGGTGAGTGGCCTGGACGGCGAGATCATCCTCCGCTACGCCTGGCAGTGGCAGGGTCCTAGCAACCCCTACCAACTCGTTCCACGTACACAGTTTCTGTCCCTCCCGACTACAGCTCCGACTCGCACTCCGACTCTTGCTTCGCCTTTCCGGACTCTCCCACCCTTCGGCAATCTCTCGCAACCGACATCTCCGTTCATTTTGTTCTTTGATCCGTAGGGATCTCCATACAGACCCCTCACCTGCTTCTCTATTGACACCAGTACGTCGTTGGTCCTTGTTGGGACGTAGGGGCATTAATTGTGGGGGGTACGGCGTCTACTCGTATCCCTCTCTTCTTTTTCCCTATGGCTCCTTTCTTCGTACTACTGTAGGATTTGGTGCCGACAATGTTCCCGACTAGTTTCTTCTCTTTGCTCCTGCCATTCAATGAGCTTCCGTGCCAGCAGTCTAGGAAGGCTCACCAGAAGATCAAACACGGCAGAATTTACTGTGAGTTCCTCACGTATCATGCCTTCAAGAACCACTCTCTCCTGAGTTTCTCTCTGCACGTACTAGGTGACGGAAACATCCCACAGTTCCACCAAATCCCCCATCAGTTGATCCTCTCTGGCTTCTGCCTACGTGGGCTCCTCGTGTGTATCACCTTCAATGACTATTAACTGCTACTGAAAGGGTCGGCCCATTAGTGGTTACCGCCTACCGCCATATTGATCTTCGAAATTTGAATcggcaacgacgccaaaatgtttagtccctacagtgaggttggtaaactcacggaTAAATAGAAGTACTCAACACGTACTAACAACATATGTAACAAGAACATTCATGTATATTAAAGCATAAATAACAATTACAGGAAACACAAATATGGCAGAATTATGGTATCTGATTTCATTCCAAATATGCATGTACAATGCTAGCTTGCCGAGGTTCCATCCATACACTATaatagacccgacggttggccaagATGCCAACCGTCACAACCTAtcaactaccaactaccccacgggaacctCTCAGCAACCCATACATAACATAAACACCCCAAACAACTATAAACTAAAAAGTGTTATTAGCCCCTAAAAATGATGGAGGGAACGGTGTGAAGCCCTCACTAGTACaccacctcatgatgatggttaagGACCACATGTGGCCACAAAGGATAAGGTCCTAttgttgggcctagggtagaggatacttGGGGCATCTCATCATATCTCCCAACACAACCCTCGTTATGGTTGAGCTTCCATGTAATCATTGAgatttgttgtgtgtgtgtgtgtgtctatatatatatccaaaataaaaacttactaaaaatagtaagcttGTTCAAACTCAAAATTAGGTCAATCGTAGACACAGtgaaacttattaaaaatagtaagttcatgaAAAGCACTCAAAAACTTCACCAATAGGCCCTTTGAAAGATTTTACCTTTTCCACTTAGTCAAATTTCACTATGCTCTTGAACCCTTATGATCACAAACCTCTTCTCTCTGGATTTGCAAGACATAAACCTTAAAAGCAGATGACAATCGCTCCCAGACTTAGCAAAGATCATCAATATATACCTCTTTATCAAACTAGGGAGGTGAAAATCATAACTGGATTAtgcaaagaaaattgcagatcaAACTTGTAAAAACTTGCAAAGTTTCTGTAAAATCATGTCATCCAAGCAAAGGAAAATTGCACAatgttttttaattcaaaaatcatgcaagttttttttgtgaaaaaatcGCTATCTGTTTTATGTAGAATCGTGGGTtcatttgaagaaaaaaaaatcacAGCTAACGAATCGGAGAAATCACGAGAGTTTTGTTTGCTATACAGGTTTGTCCGATAGATTTCAATCATGGCTGGGAAAAAAATGATGGGACTTTTTCAATGATAGCTAGGGAAAGGGCAACAAGTTTTCAGtatgactaaattttttctacTAAATCTAGTGCTATGGGTTCGAACGACtgcaatgtccccttttgggattgccctaGATTTCACCCTAGAATCACAAATTCCATTAAAATGAGAATTGTAAGATAGCTAGAGATATAAATTTACCAACTAAAAGCCTTTTAACAAGAACTATCCTGATTTCGGAGCTGCAATCATATCAGACaatattgtatatgtatatataattcatAAATCCAATTAACTATTAGGGTAAATAATCACACATATGAGTACAAATAGGTATAATCATCATAATTCATCAGATAAGCCATGTTACATCTGTACTCATTCTTAGTATTCAACCACAATAAGTTTGAATGAGGGAGCATGATAGATTGGCCCGAAGCAATCCACACACTATGCCCAAGAGCAAACACTCACCCTCTTGGCCCCAAGTGGCAAGCACATCAGACATCCAGCATGGGGTGGTCTACCAAGTGGAGTGCTTGTATCTGCCCTCCCTATTCATgtctccttattcatcctcttatgaCTATATTTTCTCCAACAATCAACTATCGTAGAGGTTGGAAAGGAAATCACAATAGGGTGCCCGGAAATCCTCCTATCTAAGCCCAAGATCGGACACTCACCCTCCTAGCCCCAAGTGGCAGGCACATCGGACATCCATCATGGGGTGGTCTACTTAGATGGTGATCTTGTATCTGCTCCCCTTTCTTGCATTTCCTCCTCTTCTCCACATGATTGCTTGCCAGGTTACAGATAGATTAATGATTTAATATATGCATTTCACATTATCACACTAGTTATTGATTCCACTATTTCATAATACTATAATTGTAGAACATAAGATTATTGTAGTTTATATTCTTTCAGTATGCTGTTGCAATTTAGACAGATCTGACTTGATGCTGATTTCCTCTTTGGATGCTGATCCCTGCTCTCTTGGATGAGTGCTTTTGCTGAATGGTTCAATCTATCTATTAAATTGCATGATATTGTTTGCTTATCAATGTTACTTTTGAAAATGATTCATTGATGCCCTTTTGCAGATCAGACTGTCTTATatttcagatccttttcatgatccCTTCTTTCTGTATGCAGATTATGTGTATTCTAATTTCTGATATGATTCTCCTTCTGCTATTTCTGCTTTGGTTCGTCTGCTCTCAATTAAATTAATTCCCCTTGCTTCCTCCCTTTTCAACTCCTCCTTATCTTCTATATATACCTCTTTCAAGGGAGGTGATCCTTCACCAAAGTCGGCcttattatataaatttatttttaactcGCCTTGTTAAGGTCGGCCTTAATTATATAGTGATTGCCCTTTCTTCTATATTGTTGCATTTGACTTATAAAAACCCTAGGTCGGCTCCTTAAGGGAATTAATCCAACTCAGCCTCCTTTATTGAAatgcaattattttatttttattttattgtcttCTTTCTTGGTCAGCCCTGCTCACCTGAGTTTATGGCTGCAACCTTATTTATATGGCCGCGATTTACCTTATTGACGGGACATGACAACAACCCGCAACAAGTTTATGACCATCTCGTGCCATATCATCTATAGTTTTATAACTAGTTTTTTGTTGCAGTTTTAAACCACAATGGGTTTACAATAAACAGCATCTAGGGTGAAGTTCTAACCCACAACTAAGGTTCACGAGCTATTTAGTGGTTAAGGCAAAAGAAAACTAGGATTTGAATACAATTGCAGCAAGGGACTTTACAACAATGAGCAATTTGTGTTCAGTGATTCAGTTATGGACCATGGTATTTCTGCGAAaggagaggaataaaatgaaacacAAGAAAAGTAGAACCTACAAATTTTTACCAAAATTCTCTGGTAATGAATACGAGGCTGGTCTTCCACTAGGGATAGATATttcaccaatctttaatgttgtTTATCTACACTCATATATAGGTAACGACACAGTTGCTACAAATGATGAGGATGTTACAGATATTGCTGTTTGGATTGACCAAATTCCAGAACAAggcaaagaaaaatttgataaaaagGATTGTGAAGAAGACAAAAAATAGATGTTATAAAGAGTATTTTATAAGATGGAAAGGAAAGGGACTTGCAGAGTATAAATGATAATCTAAGCAGAGTTTTGCTCGTTTGAACAAAAGAACATTTCAATTCCTATGAACTCCAAGAGAAGGGATCACGTTTTTTCTATACCTTGGATATCTGACGCCGGCACACCTTCAGATCCAAGAGCAATCCACATcaaacaaaaaagtgaaaaagaagaagagaagttttTCTGTTTTTGTCCTATCTGTTTTGTCTATGGGTGTCTGAAATGGGGCAGTAAATTCCAAGTTTTTATTTGAATAGATGGTGAAATAAATTTTCTCGTTGGGTGTCGATGTCAAGATCCTTCTGTTGAATGACTGTCAAAGCAAATCAGATTTTATTTAATCCTCATGATTTCAAATAGTTTCCAAGCGGTGCAAACAGGGCCCATTAAAAAAGACAACCGTGTTACATTTGGAGGCAGCTTCGTCTGCCTGCAATTGAAGGACCGCCTTCCTCTGTCTGCAACAAAGATCTTTTTGTTGGCTGCATATTGATCAGCAGAAAGTAGATTGGCTGCTTATTAATCTCCGAAGTGTAGGTCTGAGTGACCAAGTTTTGAGGCAGAGTATTTGTGACATCAGCATAAGTGTCTGAGTATTGCTGTGATCCAAGGTTATTACTTTTTTTTTCCCAGTATTGTTTTGTTTTGAATACATTGTGACTCACTGTTACTACCTGTGTGGCTTAATTTGGACTAAGACTACCTTGTGTTGAGGCACAATCTCATCGGCTTTGAATTTTAAATTCGTAAGCTTTAATAAACACTACGTTCAGTTCTCATTGAATTGTTTTCTAGCTTCTGTCGTGTAACTTTGGTCTGCGTGGTTGGGGTCTGTTGGTATTTTCACCGATCCGCTCCAGCTTTGGCACCAATTTAACCATGGTCCTCCCCCTCAATTAAATATGAGTTTATAGATTGACTCAAATTATGCAGCTGAATCCAAAAAGCAAAAACTAAATGAAGATTATCATCATTCTAGTCACGAACATAGGTACAGAAGTTGAGCTAAGTGGAGCATGAGAATACAAATAAGCCAATTACCATCCTACACATGAACATAGGTACAAAAGTTGGACATACCTGAAGCTTGAGAACACTTGTCTTTTGTGATGACACAAACAATCCTGAATTCCCGCGGTCAGACAGAAACCCAGCCACTGAAACAACTGCAAGCAAACCCATCAAGATAACGAACAGACCAGACCCAGCGCCAAACCCAATACCATAACTGGGCCTGACAAACAAACCACCACCGAAGCCAAAAGGCGAAGGAGCAGCATATGGTGTAGTATATGAAAAACTGGGACCTGAATAGGTCCTAGATGAATAATCTCTACTGCCTCGGCCAGAAGAAAATGCACTTCCACCCATTCTTCCTCCCGAGGCAGCCATGGCTGCTGCAGGGTCATGTGCTAGGAGAATCCCTACCAAAATCGCAACCATTGCAGGTCTCTGCAGGGCCTTTAAAGCATCCAAAACTTGTGGGGCTGAAAACCCGAACACGCATTTCTGCGCCAGCCATTTCCTGCCTTCCTCCGTCTTGGGAAAAATTAACTGCATGTTTACTTTGCACACGCCAGTATTTCTTCTGCTCTCCTTAATTGCAGGTTTACCTTTCATTTGTAATCTCTCCCCAAACGCGCAGCAGAATTTAAATGGGTTGGCTCCTAAGCCTGAAGTTTTATTTGTATACTGACATATGTTTAGCTTTACCCTTCCGTCTCCTACAACTCCTGCAATTGCTTCCAAATTGCACAAAATTGCTGCTCCGGCCATGCTTACCAATAACCTTTTCCAATTCTTGTTAATTCCAAAGAACTGTTGCAGAATTTCACAGGTTATATTTATGTTTGTATCGAACTCGAAGCAGCTAACTTAATTTTGTTACCGAATTAGCGAGCACATTGAGCTCCCATCTTGTTCCAATCTTGCTTTCATTCATTTTCATCCACTAAATTGAGATTACATGGAAACCATGAGAATTTAAGGACCCAcgtttctccttttttttttttcctttgcccATCTGGCA
This window harbors:
- the LOC131037898 gene encoding uncharacterized protein LOC131037898 isoform X1, translated to MAGAAILCNLEAIAGVVGDGRVKLNICQYTNKTSGLGANPFKFCCAFGERLQMKGKPAIKESRRNTGVCKVNMQLIFPKTEEGRKWLAQKCVFGFSAPQVLDALKALQRPAMVAILVGILLAHDPAAAMAASGGRMGGSAFSSGRGSRDYSSRTYSGPSFSYTTPYAAPSPFGFGGGLFVRPSYGIGFGAGSGLFVILMGLLAVVSVAGFLSDRGNSGLFVSSQKTSVLKLQVGLLGMARSLQEELDHIAENADTSTPEGLHLLLTETSLALLRHPDFCISGYSLADIKRNMDAGEERFNQLSIEERGKFDEETMVNVNRMLKRQPSRVWKGSDVFANEYIVVTILVAAEGEHKLPIIKSSADLKEALKKLGSIPSRQVLAVEVLWTPQNEYDTLMENELLQDYPLLRPL
- the LOC131037898 gene encoding uncharacterized protein LOC131037898 isoform X2 — its product is MAGAAILCNLEAIAGVVGDGRVKLNICQYTNKTSGLGANPFKFCCAFGERLQMKGKPAIKESRRNTGVCKVNMQLIFPKTEEGRKWLAQKCVFGFSAPQVLDALKALQRPAMVAILVGILLAHDPAAAMAASGGRMGGSAFSSGRGSRDYSSRTYSGPSFSYTTPYAAPSPFGFGGGLFVRPSYGIGFGAGSGLFVILMGLLAVVSVAGFLSDRGNSGLFVSSQKTSVLKLQVGLLGMARSLQEELDHIAENADTSTPEGLHLLLTETSLALLRHPDFCISGYSLADIKRNMDAGEERFNQLSIEERGKFDEETMVNVNRMLKRQPSRVWKGSDVFANEYIVVTILVAAEGEHKLPIIKSSADLKEALKKLGSIPSRQVLACTIGAIVYSAVA